The following is a genomic window from Sutcliffiella horikoshii.
TTGCTGGTTGATCAGGAGTCTGAGGAGAATTTTCTTGGCTGCAATGGTCATGTAACGCTTTTCAGGCATTCTACTTCTGATAATTATTATCCTTATATTCCCGGTTTGTATAGCTTAAGGGTGGAAACGTCGGATGGAAGGACGTTTTACACGCTCGTGAAGGTCATTTCGAACAGGCTTTTTGACGACCAGCTTGCTACGATGCGCTCGGATGTGGAAGGAAAACTAAAGGGTGTTGCGCTTGACGTTATCCGCAAGCAGCATAGCCCTAAGAGTTTAGCGGCCTTGAAGATTGATCCGATTTTGTTTCGACAGTACCAGGTGTTGCAGCACTATTTTACCGACATTTACGCAATTGTTTCCGACCTTGCCCAAAAGGTGCGGTCGTCGGTTGCGAAGGAATATCAGATGCAATCAGCTGAAATGCCTGCGCATGTGGACGTTGTGTCCATTCAGCATCGACTGAAACGGCCAGATACAATGAATCTGGTGAAATCGGTGCAAAAGCGGATAAATTATGACCTGCCGGAAAATCAGATGTTAAAGGCGATTTTGGAAAAATGGAACCGATTGTTGCATGAGTTTGTGGCTTGTATGGATACGACCATCAAAGGGCTATCGACCCGAAAAGACTATTCGTTCTCCATTTCCCTTCCATTGGAGAGGAAGCGGCGTCTTGTGGAGGAGTTAAAGGAGTATCGCGGAAAGGCGATGCGAATGAGCGGCGCGTTAAGTCTCGTCAAATCCAGTCACTGGTATCGGGAGGTGTCTTACCGAAAGGCACTTGCCGTTCCGACGGTGATGTTTGTGGATGTAAGGTACCGAAAGCTTTATCAAATCGACCAGGCTCTTCAAGGGGATGAAATCCCTGTCCACACAGGGCTTGGGCAGCAGTGGAAACGGACCGATCAGTTATACGAGATCTGGGGTTGGCTGCAGGTGGTGAATGTGTTTGGTGAGAGCGCCGGTGGGGAGTCCGGAAGAAGTGGCAGTTTTGAAATTACTGCTAAGCCAGTCGCAAAAGATAATATGATTCGATATCAATTTGGGGATATCTCTCTCCATATTACCTATGACGGAACCATCCCGAGCCATCCGGAAGCAACGGATAAATGGACGGTGCCTGTGTATACGACTGGTACGAATAATAATCCGGATGTACGGATGGATCTGTTCTTGCGGGAGTTTTACATTGGCACCATTATGATTGATATGAAGTATCGCAAGCGTCATGCGCTGAGTGATTCGATGAGGCAGCTGACAAGCTATGCCGATAATGTGAGATCTCCCTATATTTATGGGAAAAAGCGTTGGCAAAAGTACCGCCCTGTTCATCAGGTGCTTGTGCTCTATCCGGAAAAGCACGGTGGGATCGAAGTGGAGGAACTGGACGGAAAAAGTATCAGTCTTGTCCCACTGACACCTGCGGAGGATCAAACTGTTTTCCAAGAGACATTAAAGTGGCTGGTTGCGGAAATGCTGTTGGAGGCAGAGGAGGAAGGGATAAAGTAAGTCAAGAATATGGCGGCAAAGCTCCTCGTTTTGGGGAGCTTTTTTTTGTTTAGTGCGGAGAGCCTAAAATGGATATATCGGATTTACAATGGATATATGATTTTTACGATGGATATATCATTTTTACAATTGATATAACCACGCTTACAATGGATATATCCGTTTTACAATGGATAAGTTCAATTGCACCGACCAAAATCCAACCTAATCAGCTACCGTATCGCCGGCACCTTAATTTTCACGGTGAACTCCTCGTCTTTACACACAAAATCCAAGAATCCATGGTGTTCCTCCACCATATCCTTGATTATTTTAGTCCCTAAACCTTCGTGTTCGCCACCCTTAGTTGTCTGTCCATAAGTAGCGAACAGGGAGTCCAGTACATCCACCGGTACAGGCAAGGTGTTATTTTTGCAAATCAGCATATAAAGGCCGCTGCGTTTATAAAATTGTAACGTCAACATGGCTTGCTGACCGCGTTCAAGCTGCCATTCTTCGCACGCATCTAAGCTGTTGCTCAATAGATTTCCAAGTAGTGCAACAATCTTCTGGTCACTAATCGGCAATGTAGACAAGGGGAGATCCAGATCATAAACCATACTGATTCCAGAGGCTTTCCCGCGTCGATACATTTGATGAAGCACACCAGCCACCACCCCGCGCTCTCCTCTAATAGAGTAGTTGGTCTCTTCATAGCTTTCCACTAGATCATCGAGATACAATTTAGCCGCTTCTGCCTTCCCATTTTCCAGCATAAAGTGGACGGCTGACACGTGCTTAAGGAAATCATGACGCTCGCTGCGGATGATCCGGAAGGTTTCATTGATATGAGTTTGTTGCTCTTCGTGTTGAGCGAGGTCGCGATACAATCTAGTAAAATGCTGACCAGTCGAAATCCGTACATATTCGCAGGCAATAAACACGATTATAGGTGCAGCGGCCAGCCAGATTGGCAGGGGTACCCCTAAAGCGATCGTGAACACCACAACTTGCACAATCCACAGACCACTGTTGGCCTTCCATCCTACGCTTTCCATCTCAACTGCTATTTTTCTATAAAAATAAAAAGAAAGTACTGCGGCAACCAATAAACTTACATAAAACGCGATCCACTCGCCTAAAAGGGCATGCATATGTAAAAATAAGAGCGCCCCCAGCGCTCCCCAATAAATAAAGGAAGTGTTCAATGCTAATCAATCCTTTTTAGAAATAGTTCTCTTGCAGAAAGTCCACTTTATCTTTTGTGATCATTGCTTGTTCCTCCAAGCCTTCAAAGGTGACGATGTACGAGTTTTTCGCATAGAGGGAGAAGTTTTTTACGTGATGAATGTTGATGATGAAAGAACGGTGGGAGCGGAGAAAGTCTCGCTCGCGCAGTTCTCCTTCTAGTTCATTTAATGTCTGGTAGGTTTTAATTGGCCCGCCTTTAGTATAGATAGTGGTAGAGCGGCCGGATCTTTCAATAAACACGATGTCCTTTTTTTGAACAATGTGGATGTCGTTTTTTTGTTTCAGATAGAGTCTGCCAGCGATTTCGGCAGACTTGGATTTCTCCATTAATCTTTCAATACTTTTCACCAGACGGTCTTTTGGATAGGGCTTCATGATGTAGTCGTGCACGTTCAACTCGAATGCGTGGACGGCATAGCCGCTGCTGCCTGTAACGAATATAACTGCGATATTTAATGCGTGCGAGTGGATGATGTCTGCTAGTTCATAGCCGGAAAGCCTCGGCATTTCAATGTCTGCAATCAAAAGGTCCACTTCTTCTTTCTTTATATGTTCATAGGCTTCTTCGGCAGATTGAGTAGAGAAGACGATCTCTATATTCGGTATAGCTGCCACGATTCCGTTGAGTTTATCCAAATCTATGTGTCTGTCATCTACAAGACCAACCCTCATTGTTTTCCCTCACCTTGTTGTTATTGTTGCATTCCATATTCATGGTAATTATCTTTATTTTACCATCAAAAGGGTGGAATAGTCATTTTCACGACATCAAACGGAATATTCGCGACATAACTAGAGATTCCTAACAAAATAGTTTGTATGATGAAAACAAGAAATCAAACAGACGAGGTGAAAGAAACATGATCGAAATTAATCAGGTAACAAAGAAGTTTCAAGATAAAAAGACGTTTGTGACGGCACTTAAGCATGTAACATTTACGGTGAACAAAGGGCAGGTAGTGGGACTGCTTGGGGAGAACGGTGCTGGGAAGACGACTTTGTTAAGATCCATCGCAACATTATTAAATCCGACAGACGGGTCCATCAGTGTGGCGGGTTTTGATACGGTGAAGAATTCAGATGCTATCAAAAGGAAAATCGGGGTACTGTTCGGAGGAGAAACGGGCTTGTATGATCGACTGACTGCACGCGAGAATCTGGAGTACTTTGCAGCTCTATACGGAATGAGCAAGCATGAGACGAAGGTGCGTATTGAGGAGCTGGCGAAAATGTTTGGGATGAAAGATTACTTGAATCGTAAGGTCGGCGGTTTTTCGAAGGGGATGCGGCAAAAGGTGGCAATTGCCCGCACGTTGATTCACAATCCTGATATCATTTTGTTCGATGAGCCGACAACTGGTTTGGATATAACATCTTCTAACGTATTTCGCCAGCTAGTACATCAGTTGAAGCGTGAAGGAAAAACAATCATTTTCTCTAGTCACATCATGGAAGAAGTCAGTATGCTATGCGATACGGTGGCGATGATGCATAAAGGAGAACTCGTCCACCATGGCTCTTTGGAAGCTTTATATAAATCAGAAGGTTCTCGTGACCTTAACTATATTTTCATGAGTAAACTTGTAAGGGGGAACGAACACTATGTTTCGTAAAATATACTTTAAAGAAATGAAAGATTCATTCCGAGACAGACGCACACTTTTATTGACCGTTTTATTGCCGATTGTGATGATGACAGGACTTGTGTTGTTTTACGAGAGCATGCTGTCGGATGGGGAAGGGGAAACGTATACCCTTGCTGTGGATGAAGCATTTGGTGAAGAAGAAGAAGCATTGTTTGCTGGGGTAGAAAATATTGAATTTGTAAAAGCGTCAGATCCGGAAGTAGTGTTGGAAGAAGGGGAAGCACAAGCTGCATTGGTTTTGGAAAGCGGGTTTTTAGAGAAAGTGGAAAATGGAGAAGAGGCCGGCGTGACGTTAATAGGGAATTCCTTTAGTCAAAATTCTTCTATGTTAATGAGCCAGGTCACTACTGTTCTTGGAGCTTATGAAAAATTAGTAATTGCAGATCGATTAGAAGCAGAAGGTACCCCTCAGGAGCTTGTTCAACCATTTACGATTGAGCAAAAGGAACTGACAGAGGAGACAGCAGGCGTTAATATGGTTGCCATGCTTGTCCCGTTAATTTTAGCATTGGCGATTGGGATAGGCGCAGGCCCGTCTGCATCTGATTTGTTTGCCGGAGAAAAAGAGAAGAAAACAATGGAAGCGCTATTGATGACGCCAGTAAACCGTATGACTTTGTTACTTGCCAAGTGGCTGACCATTTCAACTATTGGTTCACTGACTGGTATTGTCACATTGATTGTGGTAGCATTGGAAATTACTTTCTTAACGGAACATATGAAGAGTGCCATTTCGTTTGGTGAGAATGTTTACTTAGTTGTCGGATTTGCAATCTTTGTATCGGTTGTTTATGCAATGTTCATTGCTACGTTGCAAATGATCACAAGCATTATGGGCAAAACGGTTAAAGAATCACAGAGCTACAGCACACCAATTATGATGATTGCGGTATTCCCAATCATGATAATCTCAGGAATCGGAATCAATGAATTATCATTCGAACACTTTGCGATTCCAATCATGAACATCTTCACAGTACTTAAAGAACTCAGCTTCGGCATCATCAACTACGAACACCTCGCAATCATGATCGGAAGCAACCTCATCTGCATCATTGTAGCATTTGTGATTGCTAGAATCATGTTCTTGAAGGATAAATGGGTGATGAACTAAGGAGAAGGGGTCTGACCCGCTGTGCGGTGAAGAGGTAAAGAGATAAAGAGGGGTCTGACCCTCAATGCGTTAATATATTAAAGAGGGGCTATCTCCCTCTTTATTTTTGCTTATTTTAATTATGTCAACAATACATTTGCCAAATGGGTCTTTAGTAACAATGGATTGTTTGGTGAAACCGCTTTATCATAAAGTTAAGCAAGAATTATATGATAAGGGGGCAGAAAAATGAGCTCTGAGACAAAATCATCTTCTAACTTCAAAGTGAAAATACAGCGTTTTGGAAGTCATCTTAGTGGAATGATCATGCCTAATATTGGGGCGTTCATCGCATGGGGACTTATCACGGCATTATTTATACCTACTGGCTGGTGGCCAAATGAGGAATTAGCGACACTTGTCGGTCCCATGATTACGTTCCTATTGCCAATTTTGATCGGTTTTACGGGGGGACGCCTAGTTTATGACCTCCGCGGTGGGGTTGTTGGTGCAACTGCGACCATGGGGGTTATCGTCGGAGCGGATATTCCGATGTTCCTTGGTGCGATGGTAATGGGACCGCTTGGTGGATATGCCATCAAGAAGTTTGACCAGGCAATTGATGGAAAGGTAAGACAAGGATTTGAAATGCTTGTAAACAACTTTTCTGCCGGGATTATTGCCGGGATCCTTACGATCATTGGTTTCAAAGGAATCGGCCCGATTGTCTTAACATTGAATAAGACGCTTGCGGCCGGGGTGGAAACACTAGTACAAGCGAACTTGCTTCCACTTGCAAGTGTTATCATCGAGCCTGCGAAGGTTCTATTCTTGAACAATGCGATCAACCATGGAATCTTAGGGCCGATTGGAATTGAGCAGGCCGCTCGTGAAGGTATGTCAATCTTATTCCTTCTTGAAGCGAACCCTGGACCGGGTCTTGGAATCTTGTTGGCATTTGTTTTCTTTGGAAAAGGAATGGCTAAACAATCTGCATCTGGTGCAACCGTTATCCATTTCTTTGGTGGAATTCATGAAATTTACTTCCCGTATATCCTGATGAAGCCTGCACTTATCTTGGCAGCAATCGGTGGGGGAGCGGCTGGTGTGTTCACGCTTCTTCTGTTTAACGGAGGGCTGGTTGCCGCACCATCACCTGGTAGTATTTTTGCAATCGCTGCAATGGCGCCAAGAGGTGGGTTCCTTGCAGTCATGGCTGGTGTCCTTGTAGCTACTACGGTTTCCTTCTTGATTGCATCTGTCATCTTAAAAGGTTCTAAATCGACAGATGACGATTTGGCAAAAGCAACAGAAAAGACGTCTGCACTAAAAGGGAAAGAAAGCAGAGCGAGCTCTCTTGTAGCTAAAGAAGAGGAAGCTCCAGTGGAAGAAAAAGAAGTAAACAAAATAATCTTTGCATGTGATGCAGGAATGGGTTCAAGTGCCATGGGTGCATCCATCATGAAAAATAAAGTGAAAAAAGCTGGGTTGTCGATTAATGTGGCAAACTCCTCCATCAGTAATATTCCAATGGATGCAGACATCGTCATTACGCACAAAGACTTAACAGACCGTGCAAAAGCAAAGCATCCGAAAGCAACTCATATATCTGTTGAGAACTTCCTGAACAGTCCTAAGTATGATGAGCTAATTGAAAAACTAAAATAATCATAAAAAAGAAGGGAAAGAGCAATGACTCTTTCCTTCTTTTTTGCATAAAGGGAGAATGTAGAAGGTGTCGTTATTAATTTTTGTCAACAACGAACATGACGAATTCTTGTTTTCCTTTCATTGAATCAATAAAACAGGTGATTTATGATGAAACTATAAACATAGTATTTAAATTTTGTCACCATCCAAGGGTATTGGAGTGAGAGCTATGTATATTACCGCAAGAGAGCGGCAGATCCTGGAGATCCTATTATCAACAGATAAAGAACTGACTGTCGGTGATCTGGCGAACGAAATAAATGTTAGTACCCGAACTATCCACCGTGATTTAAAGGAAGTTGAAGGAACCTTGGCTCAGTATCAACTGACTTTAATAAAAAAATCAGGTGTGGGTATCCAAATAATCGGGGAACAAGAAAATATAGAACACTTAAAGCTTTTTCTTTTCAATGTGGACCATAATCAGTACACCGCTGAGGAGAGGCAGACAATCATTTTATGTGCACTATTGGAATCGGTCGAACCGGTCAAGTTGATTGCGCTCGCTAATGATTTGAATGTCACCATCGCGACAGTAAGCAATGACCTCAATAAAGTGGAGGAGCGATTAGACCCATTTCACAATCTATCACTTATCCGAAAAAGAGGATATGGTGTACAGATTGAAGGCGACGAGAATGCCAAGCGTAAGGCGATGAGTAAGGTAATCTCTGATAATGTGGATGAATATGAACTGATGAGCCTTATAAAAGAGAGCATCCAAAAGAAAAGTAAGCAGTCTTCAAATCCAATATCTGATAGATTGCTCGGTCTAGTGGAGAAAAAGAATCTGCATATTGTAGAGCGGACAGTGGATGAAATGAATAAAGACCTTCCCTATTCCATTGCAGACAGTGCTTATATGGGACTGGTTGTCCATCTGGCATTGGCGATGGAGCGGATCATGCGTGGGGAGAATATTACAATTGATCAGAGCTACCTTGCAGAACTTGAAGGGACGCCTGAATACATGATTGCTAAAAAAATCATTGAGAAGCTTAAAAAAGTATATCAAACAGAGATTCCAGACGCCGAAATTGGGTACATCACTATGCATCTAAGAGGCGCTAAGTTAAGGCAGGACAAAGAATATTTTGCAGAAGAAGCGGGAATGCAGGATGCGTTAAAAGCAAAGCACCTCATCCGTTATGTAGAAAAAAGGATCCACCAAAAATTATCAGATAATCCTTCTTTATTGCAAGGGCTTGTTGCTCACCTTGGCCCGGCGTTATTTCGCATCAAACAAAACATGGGCATAACGAACCCGCTCTTAGATCGAATCAAAATGGAATATGCAGAATTATTTTCTATTATAAAAGAAGGAGTAGAGGTGACATTTCCTGATTTGTTAATTCCAGATGAAGAGGTCGGTTTTCTGGTCATGCACTTTGGGTCTGTCTTATTGAATATCCACCAAAAAAGACCGTTGCAGGCACTTGTCGTTTGTTCGACAGGTATTGGAACCTCCAAAATGCTGGCAACAAGGCTTCAAAAGGAAATTCCAGAGATAAAGGTTTGCCAGAATGTATCTCTATTTGAATTGAATCAGTTAGATCACGAAAACTATGATTTGATTATCTCTACGATTCGACTAAAGGATTTGAATAGAGATTACTTTATAGTCAATCCAATCTTAACAGAAGAAGAGATAGACAAAATCAAACAGTATATTTATAACCAACATAAAAGCAAATTGATAGAGATAAAGGGAAATCTTGAAATAGAAAAAACACCTTATTTCACAGAGTTTCCAAAAGAAGCAGTCGTGGAAAACCTGGAAAAGGTGTCCCTTTATTCCAAAGCAATTTCTACTATATTAAAGGGCTTTGTTTTTAAAAAGGGAGAAGATGGTGAATTCATTCAAAGCTCTTTACAGATTCTTTGTATGGAACTAAAACAAATGCATCAGCTTTCCGATGCGGAACAAGTACTTCAGGACCTTTTGGAAAGGGAAAAGCTAGGTGGACTTGGCATACCGGGTACCAAACTTGCATTGTTCCACGCCAAAAGTGAAGCCGTTTTAAAACCATCTTTTTCTGTATTCAAACTACCTCATTCCTTTCCTACCACAGGAATGGATCAGCAGCCAATGGAAGTGGACTCGGTCCTCCTTCTTCTTGCTCCATCTAAGGTAGAAAAAGAGACTTTGGAAATCTTGAGTCATATTAGTGCATCCATCATAGAAGATGAGCGAAGTATCGCACGATTTGAATCAATGGACGGGGTTGCAATAGGGAATCATCTCGCTGCCACATTGAACCGCTATTTTAATGAAAAATTAACTGAATTAAGGAGTGTTTAAATCATGACTTTACCAATTTTAGCAAAAGAAAATATCTTATTGAACACATCTATTGGAACAAAAGAGGAAGCGATCAAGAAGACCGGACAATTATTGGTGGATCGCGGGTATGTGGAAGAAGCATATATTGAAAAAATGTTAGAACGTGAGGAATTGACTTCCACTTACATGGGTAACTTTGTTGCAATCCCACATGGTACAGAAGATGCAAAAAAAGCAGTAAAAGAATCCGGAATCGCTATCCTACAAGTTCCAGCCGGTGTGGAATTTGGTGCAGGAAATGAAGTGAAATTATTGATTGGTATTGCAGGGAAAGGCGATGAACACTTGGAAATTCTTTCACAAATTGCAATTGTTTGCTCGGAAGAAGAAAATGTTCAACAGATTGTGAAGGCAACATCTCCTGAAGAAATCCTTGAGTTATTTGAAGGGGTTCAATAAAATGAAGGCATTACATTATGGTGCTGGTAATATCGGTAGAGGCTTTATTGGATCAATACTTTACCAGGCCGGCTATTCCACCACTTTCGTAGATGTTAACAGTGAAATAGTGGATTTGCTAAATAAAAAGAAAGAGTATCGAGTGGTACTGGCAGCTAAAAAACAGGATGAGCTGGTTATACGTAATGTATCTGCCATCAATAGTATGGAAAAACGGGAGGAGTTGGAAGCGGCAATTGTGGAAGCAGATATTATTACTACTGCAGTTGGTCCGTCAATCCTTCCGATCATTGCTAAGTCACTTGTGAGTGGATTGCGTAAACGTGTGGAAATCAACAAAGCGCCGTTAAATATCATAGCATGTGAAAATCTTATTGGCGGAAGTTCCTTGTTGAAACAGCATGTATACGAAAATCTTGCCCCTGAAGAAGTCGTAGTATTCGATGAGCTGTTTGCTTTTCCGGATGCTGCAGTAGACCGGATTGTACCAAATCAAACAAACGCTGATAAATTGATGGTCACAGTGGAGCCATATTATGAGTGGGTAGTGGATGAATCTGCACTTGTTGGAGAAACTCCGGCCATTGAAGGGATCACCTTTGTCCGTGATTTGACACCATATATTGAACGTAAGTTGTTCACGGTCAATACAGGTCATGCCACAGTTGCCTATTTGGGTTATCAGAAGGGCTGCAAAACGATAGACGAAGCACTAAGAAATGAAGAAGTTCGTAAGGTGGCGGAGTCCGCTTTGAAGGAAACAGGGATGGTCCTTGTAGGGAAATATGGCTTCGATAAAAAGGAGCATGAGGCATATATCACCAAGATTCTTTCTCGATTTGAAAACTCCTATATCACGGATGATGTCACAAGGGTAGGACGCGCTCCGCTCAGAAAGCTCGACGGGAACGACCGCCTAGTGGGACCGGCAAAACAATACCTAGAGCTATTCGGTCATCCACCAGCAAATCTTATAAAGGCAATCGCAGCTGCCATTACTTATGATGGACCAGGGGATGACGAAGCCCAGACAATTCAACAAATAATCCGTAGAAATGGATTACAACAGGCCATCACGAAAATAACTGGACTAGAAACCAACAATCCCATTACGGAGCAAATCATGAAAGAAGTAGGGGTCTGACCTGCTGTGCAGTGAAGTGATAAAGAGATAAAGAGGGGTCTGATCCTCAATGCGTTAATGCGATAAAGCAACCATTCAATAATCAAATAGAACATGCACCTCCCCACACTCTTTCTGCATAAGCTATTAGGCAGAAGTCTAGTTAGGGGAGGTTTTTTTATGTATTCACATCAGAATTTCGGGCAGAATCCATATGTTTATCGGCAAACACCAAATGATGAGCGGCTGATTTATGTCTATCCTCGTCCAAGACCATATTATCCATATTACCCGGCGCCATATTATTATCCATATTACTATCCTCGTCCACGCCCGTACCCTTATTACAGAACAGACGACAATGAAATGCGCGCAAGTTGGCGTGAGTGGGAGGACCTTGGATCGCCGTTGCTTGGAATGAAAGGGGCACCTGCCGTATCTTCTTGGTCTGCTAATCGTCTTGACACGTTTGTTCGTGGGGAAGACAATCGAATGTGGCAAAAGTTCTGGAACGGTAGACGCTGGAGTCGTTGGAATGACCTTGGTGCACCACGAGGCGGCTTGAGAAGTTCGCCGGCAGCCGTTTCATGGGGACAAAATCGTATCGATACGTTTGCTCGCGGTGCCAATGAAGCTATGTGGCACAAGTGGTGGGATGGGCAGCGTTGGAGTCAGTGGGAGGATTTAGGTGCCCCGCGTGGAGGATTTAAAGGAACGCCATCTGTAGCTTCTTGGTCAGCCAATCGTTTGGACTGCTTTGTACAAGGCATGGACAATAACATGTGGCACAAGTGGTGGGACGGATCGAGCTGGAGTCAGTGGGAAAACCTTGGCTCACCACGAGGCGGCATGACCGGTTCACCAGGTGTTGTGTCATGGGGGCCAAACCGCATAGATTGCTTTGTCAGAGGATTGAATGAGCGCATGTGGCACAAATGGTGGGACGGAAGAAGTTGGAGCCGTTGGGAGAATCTCGGTACCCCAAGAGGCGGATTTGAAGGAGCACCTGCCGCGTCTTCATGGGCACCAAACCGGATTGATGTCTTTGTAAAAGGCGATGACAACCGCATGTGGCAGAAATATTGGAATGGCCAACGTTGGAGTGAGTGGGGCAATCTTGGTGCACCGCGTGGTGGGGTGCAATCCCATCCAGCCGCCGTTTCATGGGGTAGAGGCAGAATTGATACCTTTGTTAGAGGCAACAACAAGAAATTGTGGCATAAGTGGTATGTTTAATTGACAGAAAATTATTGAAACTAATTAAATGTAAGGATAAACTGGTAATACCACACATAAATTTGGTATTACCAGTTTTTATTTTGCCCTAATAAAAGGAGGACCTTAACTAACATGCGAGCAAGCGATAAAATCGAAAAGTTATTTATTCAAAAAATCCTCAAGGGAGAATTTGCGCCAGGAACACAAATTAAGTCAGAACGTGAACT
Proteins encoded in this region:
- a CDS encoding DUF2357 domain-containing protein, with protein sequence MDTPCSTQPFSVIFTHVFQNGSREDTEVQSFVEHLSDWDETVHVYTEIRENVNLELRFRCEDRGARCYMDGFDGLGDDRLLVDQESEENFLGCNGHVTLFRHSTSDNYYPYIPGLYSLRVETSDGRTFYTLVKVISNRLFDDQLATMRSDVEGKLKGVALDVIRKQHSPKSLAALKIDPILFRQYQVLQHYFTDIYAIVSDLAQKVRSSVAKEYQMQSAEMPAHVDVVSIQHRLKRPDTMNLVKSVQKRINYDLPENQMLKAILEKWNRLLHEFVACMDTTIKGLSTRKDYSFSISLPLERKRRLVEELKEYRGKAMRMSGALSLVKSSHWYREVSYRKALAVPTVMFVDVRYRKLYQIDQALQGDEIPVHTGLGQQWKRTDQLYEIWGWLQVVNVFGESAGGESGRSGSFEITAKPVAKDNMIRYQFGDISLHITYDGTIPSHPEATDKWTVPVYTTGTNNNPDVRMDLFLREFYIGTIMIDMKYRKRHALSDSMRQLTSYADNVRSPYIYGKKRWQKYRPVHQVLVLYPEKHGGIEVEELDGKSISLVPLTPAEDQTVFQETLKWLVAEMLLEAEEEGIK
- a CDS encoding sensor histidine kinase, translating into MNTSFIYWGALGALLFLHMHALLGEWIAFYVSLLVAAVLSFYFYRKIAVEMESVGWKANSGLWIVQVVVFTIALGVPLPIWLAAAPIIVFIACEYVRISTGQHFTRLYRDLAQHEEQQTHINETFRIIRSERHDFLKHVSAVHFMLENGKAEAAKLYLDDLVESYEETNYSIRGERGVVAGVLHQMYRRGKASGISMVYDLDLPLSTLPISDQKIVALLGNLLSNSLDACEEWQLERGQQAMLTLQFYKRSGLYMLICKNNTLPVPVDVLDSLFATYGQTTKGGEHEGLGTKIIKDMVEEHHGFLDFVCKDEEFTVKIKVPAIR
- a CDS encoding LytR/AlgR family response regulator transcription factor, whose amino-acid sequence is MRVGLVDDRHIDLDKLNGIVAAIPNIEIVFSTQSAEEAYEHIKKEEVDLLIADIEMPRLSGYELADIIHSHALNIAVIFVTGSSGYAVHAFELNVHDYIMKPYPKDRLVKSIERLMEKSKSAEIAGRLYLKQKNDIHIVQKKDIVFIERSGRSTTIYTKGGPIKTYQTLNELEGELRERDFLRSHRSFIINIHHVKNFSLYAKNSYIVTFEGLEEQAMITKDKVDFLQENYF
- a CDS encoding ABC transporter ATP-binding protein, yielding MIEINQVTKKFQDKKTFVTALKHVTFTVNKGQVVGLLGENGAGKTTLLRSIATLLNPTDGSISVAGFDTVKNSDAIKRKIGVLFGGETGLYDRLTARENLEYFAALYGMSKHETKVRIEELAKMFGMKDYLNRKVGGFSKGMRQKVAIARTLIHNPDIILFDEPTTGLDITSSNVFRQLVHQLKREGKTIIFSSHIMEEVSMLCDTVAMMHKGELVHHGSLEALYKSEGSRDLNYIFMSKLVRGNEHYVS
- a CDS encoding ABC transporter permease, which translates into the protein MFRKIYFKEMKDSFRDRRTLLLTVLLPIVMMTGLVLFYESMLSDGEGETYTLAVDEAFGEEEEALFAGVENIEFVKASDPEVVLEEGEAQAALVLESGFLEKVENGEEAGVTLIGNSFSQNSSMLMSQVTTVLGAYEKLVIADRLEAEGTPQELVQPFTIEQKELTEETAGVNMVAMLVPLILALAIGIGAGPSASDLFAGEKEKKTMEALLMTPVNRMTLLLAKWLTISTIGSLTGIVTLIVVALEITFLTEHMKSAISFGENVYLVVGFAIFVSVVYAMFIATLQMITSIMGKTVKESQSYSTPIMMIAVFPIMIISGIGINELSFEHFAIPIMNIFTVLKELSFGIINYEHLAIMIGSNLICIIVAFVIARIMFLKDKWVMN
- a CDS encoding PTS mannitol transporter subunit IICB; amino-acid sequence: MSSETKSSSNFKVKIQRFGSHLSGMIMPNIGAFIAWGLITALFIPTGWWPNEELATLVGPMITFLLPILIGFTGGRLVYDLRGGVVGATATMGVIVGADIPMFLGAMVMGPLGGYAIKKFDQAIDGKVRQGFEMLVNNFSAGIIAGILTIIGFKGIGPIVLTLNKTLAAGVETLVQANLLPLASVIIEPAKVLFLNNAINHGILGPIGIEQAAREGMSILFLLEANPGPGLGILLAFVFFGKGMAKQSASGATVIHFFGGIHEIYFPYILMKPALILAAIGGGAAGVFTLLLFNGGLVAAPSPGSIFAIAAMAPRGGFLAVMAGVLVATTVSFLIASVILKGSKSTDDDLAKATEKTSALKGKESRASSLVAKEEEAPVEEKEVNKIIFACDAGMGSSAMGASIMKNKVKKAGLSINVANSSISNIPMDADIVITHKDLTDRAKAKHPKATHISVENFLNSPKYDELIEKLK
- a CDS encoding BglG family transcription antiterminator, translating into MYITARERQILEILLSTDKELTVGDLANEINVSTRTIHRDLKEVEGTLAQYQLTLIKKSGVGIQIIGEQENIEHLKLFLFNVDHNQYTAEERQTIILCALLESVEPVKLIALANDLNVTIATVSNDLNKVEERLDPFHNLSLIRKRGYGVQIEGDENAKRKAMSKVISDNVDEYELMSLIKESIQKKSKQSSNPISDRLLGLVEKKNLHIVERTVDEMNKDLPYSIADSAYMGLVVHLALAMERIMRGENITIDQSYLAELEGTPEYMIAKKIIEKLKKVYQTEIPDAEIGYITMHLRGAKLRQDKEYFAEEAGMQDALKAKHLIRYVEKRIHQKLSDNPSLLQGLVAHLGPALFRIKQNMGITNPLLDRIKMEYAELFSIIKEGVEVTFPDLLIPDEEVGFLVMHFGSVLLNIHQKRPLQALVVCSTGIGTSKMLATRLQKEIPEIKVCQNVSLFELNQLDHENYDLIISTIRLKDLNRDYFIVNPILTEEEIDKIKQYIYNQHKSKLIEIKGNLEIEKTPYFTEFPKEAVVENLEKVSLYSKAISTILKGFVFKKGEDGEFIQSSLQILCMELKQMHQLSDAEQVLQDLLEREKLGGLGIPGTKLALFHAKSEAVLKPSFSVFKLPHSFPTTGMDQQPMEVDSVLLLLAPSKVEKETLEILSHISASIIEDERSIARFESMDGVAIGNHLAATLNRYFNEKLTELRSV